In Dehalococcoidia bacterium, the sequence TCGCCTCCTGAAGCGGGCGCGCGGCGGCTGGCCGCGTCCCCGGCCCGCTCACTCGTCGGCAAAGGCGCCGGCCTGCTCCAGCAGCGCCTCGAGCTGCTGCGGCTGGTAACCTTCGACCGCCGCGCCATTGACGACCACCACGGGCGGCAACCGAAATCCGCGCCGCAGAAACTCCGCGCGCGCGGCCGCATCCGTGTTCAGATCGCGCACGGCATAGACGACGCCCTGCTGTGAAAGCCACGCTTTCACCACC encodes:
- a CDS encoding glutaredoxin family protein, which translates into the protein MVKAWLSQQGVVYAVRDLNTDAAARAEFLRRGFRLPPVVVVNGAAVEGYQPQQLEALLEQAGAFADE